Genomic DNA from Telopea speciosissima isolate NSW1024214 ecotype Mountain lineage chromosome 2, Tspe_v1, whole genome shotgun sequence:
GAAACAGAGTCTTGTTGAAAAACTCATGCTATTAGATCCCAAATTGTTCCaaaatcaatgcaaatgcaaagtTGGTTCGAAACAGTCTTGTTGAAAAATTCATGCCATTAGATCCCAAATTGTTCCaaaatcaatgcaaatgcaaaatTGGTTTGAACTTGGACTTATTTTGAGCATTGGACTTGGctaattcttttatttctttcacaGCCTATTTCCAATCAGTTGTTTATCGCACCTTGTTCCAATCACATAAGTAAATATGATAATATCAGCTGATTATCCAATATAATCAAATTTTCATGCTGTTGGTGATGCATAAGGTTTAGGTGGTGTAATATTTTCAagtttctttcattttccaaATTAGCATGGATAATGCAATTTTATGTTTCTTAATCTTTTTCTTGATTTCATTAGTTCCACAACGGATGCCATGGATTTGGATGACCCTCCTGCAGGTGAATCTGGTCTCAGTATTTCTCCAGAAAGGTCTGTCTCCAAGTCAATAATGTCACATAAcatacttttttttctctcttaaccAAATTTATCATTTAAGGGTGGTTCTCAGCCCTCTGTTTTTTGTGCTGGCTTGCAGAATAGAAGCATTTGAGTCTGTATTTGGACAGCATATGCGTGCAAACCACTTGGATCTCATATCTATTTCAGATATTGAGAAGGTTGTCAACACGGGAGCAGCTGTACATTACACCAGGCCAGAAATAATGTCTCTATTAGAGGTAAGTAGCATTTAAGGTTGATAAATTCATCTAGAGAAAAATGTGATTTGATGTTTTTTGTTCTCTGGGGATCTTACTTCTATCATATCGTGTTTTATGTGGCAAGTAGAGGTTGAGGGATTGATCCCAAATTACCTACCTGAGGATGAAAATAGAATGGACAATAAGTATTATATGTTTGCCTTTTTCTGCAGAAACTGCAAGCAGATAACAGATTGATGGTAGTTGATGAAATGGTGCATATGATGTGAAACAGTGGCAAGAAGAGCAAATTTCCATTTATGCCAGCAACTCATGAGGTTAGTAAATATTAGTTCTTTTTGTGAGATTACAAGATTTTCTAGGCTTTTACTGTTCTCTTGTGTACTGTTCCTCCCCCAAAACCTCGTTCACATTCTTGATTACTGGTTGGAATATTTTTGTTTAGAAAGtacagtttttgttttttcctttttattggtGTAGTAACTTTTAAGTATGCATATTTATGTCCTGAGGGGCGTTCATCGTAACAGTTGGCGCATGGGCTTCTGCACAAATGTTTCCCCATGGGGGTGGGAATAATCTTTTtgatcaaaatgaaaaattgatGTTAAACTTAGCTAAAACCCTACTGAGCAAATGTCTTGGTGAGTCAATTTGAGTGACTTGTCAACCTTACTTTCCTTTCAACTGCCAATACCGTGGGATGTGAGAAGTTTAACTAAAGTGGAGTCATGGTCAAAAGCATAATTGTTACATTTCATCTGTTCATTGTTCCCCTGGTTAGTCAGCATTGTGGAAGTTTCTTATAATACTATAAGGCTGCATATGATGTTAATCTTGCAATTCCTTGCGTATTAGAGAGTTCTGTTTGTTTCTTTACTAGTTAAATGGCTTGCTTAATGGATTTCAGGGAGTATtaagagaaaatgaagaagCAAAATTATCACACATGAAAACAGAATTGTCACTTTGCCCCTTTGTGGAGAGCTTAAATCGCTTGCTGGATTGTTGCGTAGACTGCAAGGTGGACACCCAAGACAGATAACCTGGAGGCTGTTGCAATGTAGTAAATTGGTATTTCTCAATATGATGTCTTGGCTAGAACAGGTGTTTTATTTGTATTGCCCTTTTTACTGCCAATTCATGAGAAAAGTGCAGTTTCCATGCTAGTGGTCAATATTAAAtttgtggatttttttatttttcaagaaaTTCCAATGTTAGTTTGCATTCATTCCTCTCACCCTGATAAAGTTGCATTTTAAAGTTGACACATAATTTGGTTTTGACTTGTATGGAGCAAAATTGGTTCACTGCTTAAAGGTATAAATTGGCTTCAACAAGCATCAAGCAAGATTTAGTTGAAGTAATGGTTGAAAGATAGGGGTGATCAGCCGGTTATGTGTTTATGAGTAATGTGTTTCTGTCCATTAAGAGTTGAGAGTGAAAAAGCGAATTTGATTAATGGTGCAAACTACATGTGGTGCACAATGGTTTTTGCTGTATCATGTTTCAGCCATGAACCACCATAGCCTTGTGCTTGAAGAAAAAAACTCAGGCAGGATCAATTCAACTGTTCATttgcaaaattaagaacttgaacaGTCGTCATATCTCATAGATCTCAATGcatttgttttgtgtttttttaatgGGCTAATGAATTTTCTAGATTATGATGAAGGTGTCAAACTCACTCCAGAAAATATATTGGTCTATTGGCCTGTGCTTGATGCTCTATAATGCAATTTTGCTGCATGTGTATCTTGGATCAATTCTGGGTTGTCTGCAAGGCTCCTGATCAAAGATTGCAATCCAAAACTTGTAAGAAACCAATGGTGATGATGCATTGGTAGAATTAACCTAATATTTTTCTGCTGTATGAGCAGTGGACTAGGGACTTCAAATGTAACTATTAGTTGACATTCTTATGAGGAATTTATTTTCTTGAACTTACCTGGATTATTGGAAGCATAAGCCTTGTGGACTGGCATCTTTAAGACcatgtttctcaaaaaaaaaaaaccttatcattaatttttgggaaaaagaatgttgcttggtTGCCCCCATATGACTGACGCGTAGGCACATGTGTTGGTGAAACGGCCACCTTGCCCTAGTTGGATGCCTGGGTGAacgttctcattggcccatgtGCTGGcttagagaccatgcgaccaagcaaTGTTCTCTCTACcataatttgttttttaaaaatcttGTAGGGCAAAGTCAAGAGAGTTCTTGAACTGCTGGCATACCTTGTCCTTGTAGGGGTAGGGCATTGGGGTGACTGGTGACCCGTGGTTTCTTTCATTGGTGCGCAAGAgagaaataatagaaaaattTATAAGAGGGTATAGAGTACATTAgcagttcaaacttcaaagaacTTTTTTCCAATCTTATACTATTCACTGCTGGTGTCCCTTTTCACAGggtagttttatttattttttctctttaaaaagTAATAATAAATCTCACGTGAGAAGGTGTAAAAAAACAGACTTTGAGATTCCATTTATCAGACATTTTAATTCTGTCGATTAATTACATAAAATTGAATGGTCAAAAACAACCCACCAATTTTTGTGTCCTCaatgattctgattttgttgCAAGAAAAATAAGTGGAAAAGagttaaaatcaaatcaaaattaaaatagaaacttttgtaatcatcaCTTAATATAATATGATTGTGTAAATTAAATCCAAGTCATTTCCAATATGGTAATTAAAATTTCACTacattttagaaaaataaagattctatttttatcatatttagtaagaGTTTAGGATAGTAATTCAATCATGATtacaaaggttttttttttttttttttgaagaaaagaacTTTATTTGATCATGTGGCTCTTATGCTTAGGCACAAGAGGGTACAAAAGTACCGTCTTGCCCCTCGTGAAATAAAAAAGTGCATCCATGTTGATGTTCCTAagtgcattctcattggccttGTTACAAGTGCTACATGATCAAACAGCGAAACCttgcctcttttttttaatttgatagATAATAAgagcttttattttctttttaaaattgatttctctttctttctgtgTCCTTTACTTTACAATCTAATGGAGTTTACAAGATTGCAATGCTGTAATGCGTAATAgtattctacccaaaaaaaaaaaaaaacccgtgTAATAGTGTTATTGTGAAGTTCTACATTGGGTTGACTCCCAAACCATAATTTATATTAAGGTTATTGGTAATTTATATTGCTTATTATCACAAGGGTGAAGGTTCTCGGAGCAAGCATTATAGATATGCACCAATCTGATATGGCAAAAATTGAGTTCATTTTATAtgaggagaaagatagatatAGAGATACAAGAGTACAAGTGTACCCTACCCCAGCGGTTCACAGAACCTTTTTTTTATCACAAAACCAGCATTTGGCTTAGGCCTTAGACACAGAAGCATTGACTCATTTTTTTCAGTCCGACTTGACTCAGTTTGAAATTTCGTAAGATTCATATTCGGCCCGAATGATCCGGTTTTCTGCTGACTAGAAAATCGGAATTCAGACTTCTCAATTTGCAAACACCGACACCAGTTTGCTGTTTTGTGGTGTTGCCACGTGTCAAAGTTCGAGCTGCTTATTCAGAAGAGGAGGGATTTGTCATTTGAGGAATTGAGGTAGACGTTTTATAAGTTGGTAGttttgaaggaagaagaggaaaatcaaaatacAATGAGCTCAGCAGTCTTCCTTACAAACACTCAAACTCATTTAGgtcaattctctctctttcaccaAGCTAAGGCTCTCCTTACTAAACCCTTATCTGCATCTCCTCTCTCCAAATCCCGCTGTTCTTTCTCCATTAAAGCTGCTAAGGTAATCTGCTTCTCATACTCCTCTTCTAGGGCTTCTTATGCACACATTTCTTGTTTACAAAACCTTTATAAATGGAAATTTAATAAtcatttatctctctctcatggGTCCACTTATCAATTATTCTTTTTTACTACTCTTAGATGGAAGGAGATGAAATTACGGAGACAGGGGAAGTAAATgtgaatgagaagaagaaaatcttCGTTGCTGGGGCTACTGGGAATACCGGAAAAAGGATTGTTGATCAGCTCCTGCTCAAGGGTTTTGCAGTGAAGGCTGGGGTTCGTGACATAGAGAAGGCCAAGACTAGTCTTTCTAACAATCCGGACTTGCAATTTGTGAGTAGTTATAATTGCCCTTTTATTGGGGTTTGTTGTCATTTGTAATGTGTTCAGAAACCAGGTATATATATCAGTGATGCCTCGTCTAATGTTGATCTAATTTGCAGGTAAAAGCCGATGTAACAGAGGGTCAGGATAAGCTGGCTGAAGCTATAGGTAATGATGCTGAAGCTGTGATTTGTGCTACTGGTTTTCGACCTTCATGGGATCTATTTACTCCATGGAAGGTAAGTCAGTTGCTTTCTGGTTAATAATGGTAATACAATTGATATCTTCTTTGATTTCTGCTTGGCTATGCTGAGGTCTCCTCTTTACATTTTAGGCAAATTCAGTAGCTCATTTACAATGCATTCAGTGACAGAAAAGACCAAATTCCTGTCCAATTAACAATTTGTTATGATCATAGATAGTCATAGATAGATGGATTATTGTGTTGGGTTAATCATGTAGAGGTAGAGGGTAATTTGTATTGGGTTAGTCTGCTAGGGGCAGTTGGGTAATTAGAGGATAAATGGTTGTTATAAATGGAGGAATGAAGGTCATGTAGAGGTATCCAAGAATTAATCAAAatctttctcttatttctgtTCTAGGAGGTCACCACCCTCGAAGTGGTAtttttcccttccccttctccttctgcAACTTAATTTCTTTCCTTCCGAGCTCTAGGTTCGTTACACAATTCTTTTGTGATCCTTTGATTTTGCAATGCTTTTTTTCTAACTAGGATCACTTTACTGAGAAAGTCCAATATACTGTTTTCTCTATGGAACAAACTGTATCTCCGTAACTGTAATCACTAGGATTGCAACACCACCTCTGTGTAGAGAAGTTTTAGGTTCCACAGATGAGTTGTAAGCTGATTGCTTTGATCAATCCATTCCACTCATGTTCATTAAATGTTGTGAAGATCACAGGAGGGAGGATAATGCTTGGGTAAACCAGTATTAGTACTGTTGCATGAAATCTGTGAATTAGCATGATGATGACCTTGACAAAAGTTACATACTGCCATGTGTTTTTGTGGGCTTGTGTGTCTTTGATTCTAATATTTGTTTCTTGTGTTGCGCTATCTAACTGAATCAACTAAGACAAAGCATCTCCAATAACCAAATCACTATTAATCTATCACCTGTGAATTCATACCCACTTCAGGTGCATGGTCCTTAGAGCTTAAACTGTGAGGCATAAGAGACATGTGGTTCATGGAGGCAGTGGTGCACAAGAAAAAAGGAATTGACACAGCCATGCTAGCACTTCAGGTCAAATTGTGATAGTGAACCTATTTTCGTAACTGACTCCTGTAACAGTTAACCccttatacattttttttcataatCTTGTACAACCAGTTTATAACTTTTGGGAGTACAAAACATTACTATAAAACTTGGATAACTTAGTGAGCACATGGCATAAgaaaggaaacaacaaagataTGGAAGAATTCAACTTTACTTTCCTGAAAAAAGATATTGGcgtgaccccaaaaaaaaaaaaaacagactaACTTTGTAATTAAGTTTTCAAAGGGCTATTACCTATTATGAGTATCACTTCCTGCTGGGTTTGCAATGTTAAAAAAACGActgaaattttaataaaaagGTATAGTTCCAACGATGGTGCCCTTTGTATTTGGCTTTTTCTGTAGGATCCAAGATGCTGTCTTATGTTTTAACTGTGTTTTCTCTCTTAACATTTCTCCTCCCCCATTGGCTATCACCAAAATGCAGAACACTTCTGGaagttttcttgttttttggatGGATCTGGATGTCTATGTTGCTAACTTACTTTGCTTCAATGCATTCAGTGACATTTTTATCAATAGCTCAGCTTCTCCACCCAACACCACTAAGGCACATCATATGATACTGCTGTGTCGCTAGCATGGTCACAGGTTTTATTTATCTTGTCACCTTCTTCTAGCCAACCCACATGCATTTTAGACTCTGCACTAAGATTGTGCCTCTCCAATTTATTGTTCTATCTTTGCTAGAATGTGGATGAATAGCCAGTGTAGGTAAGTCCGCACGGTTGTGCTTTTGTCTCTTTCAGCCTGAAGCACACCTCCAACTTTTTGCAAGAGCCTACGAGGACTTGTATTCATACTCACACTCTTTGCACTATTGTATCAATCCTAGTGATCTCCATCAATACTCTCTAGAGGTGGCAATTCATCAGGCTTGGTGAGGCCTAACCTAATAGATAAGGGACATTAACTGATTAGTGATACGGACCAAGCTGGACCAGGATTAGGCAGGTACTTATTGCAGAAGTGGGATGTCAACTCACCCAACTTTTCGTTCTCTTTTTTTAAGAGGAAGTGGCCAACATGATTATATTAAGAAATAGGAGGGAAAGAAGTCCACCAAAAAAAGAGGTGAACATACATGCAAATAGGATGAAAGCCCAGCAATGCTAAAAATTAACCGGTTAAGATGCTATCCCAACATTATATATGAGAACTTCCCTATTAGGACTCGAGCAACCGGTTGATTGTGTCAAGAAGTTTAAAAACAAACAGTTACCAACATGTAGGGGGGTTGAAATCAGATATCCTTGGAATGATTCCAGCTTTTCACCTAGagtaaataaaaacaaacacatTCTCTTCACTGAATCTGTCTAATTCTTTTCACATACCTGCACAATTTGCACCCCAAAACTAGATCTGGTTTCATAAAACTCATCATTTCCTATTCCCTTCAGTGACGGCCCACAAACACAATAACTGCGATCAGGACTGCAACATATTGATGAAGACTTAGAACATACAAAGGAATCTTCAACAAGAAATTCTGGAAAGGGAAAGGAATTGAAAGAAACCTGCAGTGGTCCCACCGACGAATCTTCAAGTCAGTTCCCCCAGTTAATAGATCTCCTCCAGGTAAGGGGAGCATTGAACGGATACCGGGAAGACGAGCTGGGGGTTCATTCAACTCATCAACTCGGTACTTAGGATTGACATTTCGATTCATATCTTGTTTAGAACTGGGCTTGCTGGAAGGCCTGGCTAAGGCCCAAGGCAGGCCAGAGCTTTCAGCATCAGATTCATTGTTTGACAGTCGCAGTACCTGCAccaggaaataaaaataaaagaaaaggtagCAGGCCTAAGGAaatgtttaaattttttattggaaGCTCAAAATAAGCAAAAAAAGGTAAACTGGTTTTCGAATACCTGGTGGCAGCTCCCATTCTCTGCATTCCAGAGGCCAACTTCATTACAACCTGCAGCTACATATACCAAGGGTCTTCCTGCAGTAGACCTGGGAGCATTTGGAGGTGGTACGAGCAGACACATTTTCTCTACGGGGCATACCAGAGAATATTGCCATGTGTTAACAGGCAAAAGGAACCTCAGATCCCAAAGAGTAAGCACACCCCTCGAAGACCCTGATACAAACCAGTTTCCACAAGGACCTGTCACCAGAGAAGACACATAGCCCTCCTCAGGAACTGCTTTCAATGTCCATGACATTGAATTTGTTCTTGTATCCCAGAGATGGATCCCACAGCCCTGGGTACTGTATATAATTGTCTGACTGGGACAGCCTTCCATTGTATAGTTCAACAGGCTGAGAATGGCTCCTTCCCCAACCTCCCTCTTTTTGATGTCGGCGATACCTGAATACTTCTCAACAACACTTCCTAACCCTCTGGAAATGTGATCAACAGAGAACATATGTATCATTCCATCACATGCTCCAACAACAACTTGCGCAGACCCACGTAGCATTGTAGCGCATAGTGCCCGGCTTCCATCTAAAGGGTAGGTCAGCCGTGACCTGAAAGAGATGTCCTTTTCCAGTTTCCTTGTATCCCATACTTTCACAGTAGAATCATCAGATGCACTTACAAAAAAGCTGTGATCAGATGAAATGGTAATGTCATTGACTGCAGAACGGTGTTCCTGGAGATGTGCCACCAATACCCCACGAGGCCTCCAACCAGTGTCTGGAAGTGATGATGCTCGGGCAAAAGATGTCAATCCTGTTGCATCAGATTGTGAAGGGACATCCTCCACATTAATAGAACTTCCTTTTAACAAACCAGATACTCCCATGTCTTGAAACTTGTTGGTGATGTAGAcagtttgatcattttctctGCCTTCAGCTTCCCGTAACACTTTGTAGAACTGCTTCGAGCCATTACTAATGCTAAGGGAGCCTGAAACAAGCTTAGGTGCCACAGATGAATTAGCCAAGCTAAAGGATTTATTAAGTGGGTCTACCCAAGGCATTGATGATGAACCAATTCCAAGGCTGTTCCACTGTGATGCAGAATCAGATCCAGCAGGTGCAACTCCAGTTGCTCGTTTGTCCATGTTATAGGAGTACAAAGGTATTCCTTCAGACGATCCATCACCAACTGAACTGCTCCCACCACTACC
This window encodes:
- the LOC122651149 gene encoding uncharacterized protein At2g34460, chloroplastic-like, with protein sequence MSSAVFLTNTQTHLGQFSLFHQAKALLTKPLSASPLSKSRCSFSIKAAKMEGDEITETGEVNVNEKKKIFVAGATGNTGKRIVDQLLLKGFAVKAGVRDIEKAKTSLSNNPDLQFVKADVTEGQDKLAEAIGNDAEAVICATGFRPSWDLFTPWKVSHKFGIYGLKK